The Polyangium aurulentum genomic interval GGAGCAATCGTGTCGTTCGTCTTTCCATGCGCAGAGCCTATCACCGAGCGAGCCTGCGCAGCCCTCGTGAATGCACCTCCCAGGCGCATCCTGGTCAACGCATGTACCTGGTCCACGATGATCCATGTGGATAATGCGTGATCCACATGGCGCTCGCTTTTCGTGGCGGGGAGCGGCGTTCTCAGGGCAGATCTGCGGTGGGTACGTCCAATGCATACAATGCGTTCGATGGCAGCGATACCCGGTCTCGAGCGCCCGAACCTGCACGTCGATGTCCCCATCGACGAGTCCTTCGACGTCCGCGAGTTCACCGTGGATGATGGGCTGTCCGCCCTCTTCACCGTCGACCTCGAGGTGGTCTGCCCGAACCCCGCCCTCGACTTCGAGGAGCTGGTGGGACAGCCGTCGGCATTCCACATCGAGCTCGACGAGGTCGCCTATCCGGGCGCCGGAAAGCGATCCTGGTCGGGCGTCATCTCGGAGATGCACCTCGTGCGCTCCGAGCCGACCGGCGTGTCCACCTACAGGATGACGATCGCGCCGAAGCTCTGGCTCACCACGCTCCGCACGAACTGCCGCGTCTTCCAGCAGCTCACCGATCTCGACATCGTCAAGAGCATCCTCGGCGAGTGGGGCATCGAGCCCGTCGTCGAGTGCTCGCGCTCGTACAAGACCCGCAAATATCGCGTCCAGTACCAGGAGAGCGATTACGCCTTCATGTGCCGCATGCTCGAGGCGGCGGGCATCACCTTCTACTTCCGCGGCGCCGAGGGCGAATCGAAGCTCGTCCTCGCCGACACGCCCGAGAACGGCAAGGAGCGCCGCTCTCCCATCGAATACAGCGACGAGCCGATGCAGGGCGCGCGCTACGCGAGCGGGCTTCGGGCCTCGCGCGCGCTCACGTCCGGGCGCATCACGGTGGCCGATCACGACCCGCGCCTGAAGAACGAGCCCCTGCTCGGGCAGGCCGCGCCGAGCTCGCACCCTGTCGAGTCGAAGCTCGAGCAATTCGCCTACGTGCCCGGCTCCTTCAAATTCGGCAACCCCGGGCCGAAGGACACGCCCACCGCCGACGATCGCGGCCGCACGCGCACCGATCCCGACGAGGCCAAGCGCATCGCAGAGCAGATCGGCGCCGCGGCGATGGCCCGCGCGAGGCGCTTCGTCTTCGATTCGAACTCGCTCGACCTCGCGCCGGGGCTGCGCGTCAAGATTGGGCAGCACCCGCTCACCGAGCGCGTGGGGCAGCTTCTCGTGTCGCGCACGATGCTCACCGGGACGTTCGACAGCGAGGCGCACGTGGTCGCCCACGCGGTCTCGGCGAAGACGCCCTATCGCCCCGACGCCGTGACGCCGATCCCCTCGATCAACGGCGTGGAATGCGCGATCGTCGTGGGGCCCGCGGGCGAGACGATTCATTGCGACGAGTTCGGTCGCGTGCGCGTGCAATTCCACTGGGATCGCTACGGGAACATGGACGAGCAGAGCTCGTGCTGGGTCCCGGTGAATCAGGCGTGGGCCGGCGAGGGCCTCGGCGCGCTGAACATCCCGCGCATCGGGCAGGAGGTGATCGTCGGCTTCGTGAGCGGTAACCCGGAAGAGCCGATGATCGTGGGCCGCATCTTCACGAACCTCTTGCGGCCGCCGTTCCCGCTGCCCGCGAACAAGACGCAGAATGGCTTCCGAAGCGCGTCTGTCCCGTCCACGGGCGGCTTCAACATGCTCATGTTCGAGGACAAGGCGGGCTCGGAGGAGATCCGGATCCGCGCCGAGAAGGACTGGAACACGCGCGTCAACAACGACACGTCGCTCTCCGTCGGCCAGAACCGCAAGATGGAGATCGGCGGCAACGACCGGGAGCACGTCGAGGGCAATCAGAAGAACTCGGTCTCTGGCGACAAGATCGCGAGCATCGTCGGTAACCTCCTGTCGATGACGGGCGGGCAGCGCGTGATGAAAACGATCGGCGACTTCGTCTCGAACGCGCTCTCGCACAACATCTCGAGCGAGAAGGGGACGACCATTTCGGTGGGCAAATCGATGATCCACATCGGGCCCGACTCGATCGTCATCCAGACGCCGAAGCTCTACCTGAACCCGGGCGACTCGCCGGCGCAGCAAGCGGCCCTGGGGCAGCAGGTCCCGGCGCCGAGCGGAGATTGATCCCATGAAGCTTCTTCGTGCCACATTCCTCGGCGTCCGCGGCCTTCCCGACCTGACCAGCGATTTCTCGGTCGGCGGGACGAACACCGCGCGCGATCTCGTGCTCATCACGGGCCCGGCCTCGTCGGGCAAGACGCGCATGCTCGAGACGCTCATCACGGCCAAGGAGATCATTGCGCCGTACGGGCCCCCGATCGCGGCCGAGCCCTGGATTCGCCAGGGAGCGCACGCGGCGAAGGTCTCGCTCTCGTTCACGCTCGATCAGGACGAGGCGCGCCGCGCGGGCGGCGCCGCGCCGGTCGCGACCGGCGAGGCGATCTTCGGCCCGACGGCGTGCCGCTACGAGGTCGATGACGGCGTCATGGCGGTGCTCGAGCGCTACGAGCACGACCCGCGCTACGGCAAGATCGACTATTACGCCGCGAATCGCTCGCTCCCGGCGCCCGGGCCCGTGCATGGGCTCACGTCGTTCGAGCAGCGCCTCTATCGGACCACGCGCGACATGCGCAAGTACGCCTTCGTCCCGCGCTTTTTGCTCGAGCTCGCGGCCGACGCCGGGGCGCAGGCGAGGTTTGTCAAGGCGCTTGCGACCCTGCGCCCGGACCTGCGGTACGTCGGGCCGAGCGGCACCGATGCGCTGCAGTGCTTCTCGAGCCGCGGCGGTCCGGCGACGTCGCTCTACGAGCTGTCGACCACGGAGTCCGAGGCCGTGATTCTCGCCGCATCGGCGGCGCTCTTGCATTACGACAAGTCCATCCTGTTCATCGACCGCCCGGAGCAATCGGCGGACGAGCGCGGGATCGTGGCGTGGATCGACGCCGTGCGCGGGCTCGCGAGCGACCTGCAGGTGATCTGCGCGACCTCGAGCCCGGCGCTCATCGCGAGCGTCGACCCGGGCGCCATCGTGAGCCTCGGGACGTGAGGGGAATCGACGGATGAGCGTCTATTACATGAACGAGGCGGCATTCGAGCTGCCCGACGTGAAGGTCGTCGATAGCACGATGACCCTGCTCGAGTTTCCTTCGCCGAGCGGGCGAAAGATCCAGATCAACGTGCAGCGATTTCCCCTCGATCCGGGCAAGAGCCTGCGGGAGATCGTCACGTCGCAAGTCGGGCAGGCGACGCGCTCCTTGCGCGCGTATTCGGTCCTGTTCGAGCGCGACCGGGAGATCGCGGGGGTGCCCGCGATCGAGACCGCCGCGCGGTGGCGCAGCGGCGACGACATGATCTACACGCGGCAGGCGCACCTCGCGTTCGACGGCACCTGGCTCGTGCTCGCGGGCAATGCGCCGCTCGAGGAGCGCGAGACGTGCGACGGGTACCTCGACGGGGTGCTCGGTACGCTGCGCATTCGGGATTGATCGGACACTCTTTCGCGGAGGAAGGAAATGTCAAGCCCTGCGGCCGCATGTCGACAAGCGCTGGCGGACGCCACCCGGCGATGGCCGAACCGGAAGAAGGCTTCCGACGGCATCATGGGCGACGCGCGTCACCAGGCTCGCAAGAGCGACCACAACCTGGGCAATGCGGTCGATATCACCCACGATCCGGCCTCCGGCTGCGACGGGGATCTGATCGCGTCGCTCGCCATCCGCGACTCGCGCGTCACGTACGTCATCTGGAACAAGCGGATCTACAGCAAAGCGCGCGCGGCCGAGGGGTGGCGCCCCTACAAGGGGACGAACCCGCACACGAAGCATTGCCATATCAGCATTCGCTCCGACGCCCGCGGCGACACGCGCACGTGGGCGTGGGCCTCGGCGCAGGGGGCGCCCGCGCCGGACACCGCGCAGAAGCCGCCGCCCGCGAACAAGCCCGCGCCGAAGCCGCCTTCGGGCGGGCACGCGCCGGGAACGGGAGGGGCGGGATACCCCAACACGCCATTGAAGAAGGGCATGAAGGGGGCGGCGGTGCGCAAGGTGCAGGCGCGCCTGCGCGCGCTCGGCTGGGATATCGGCGTGGACGGGATCTTCGGCTCGGAGACCGACCGCGTCGTGCGGGCGTTCCAGCGCCGCAGGGCTCTGCTCGACGACGGCATCGTCGGGCCGAGGACGTGGAAAGCGTTGTTCGGCTGAGGGAGCTCCGATGACCAACTATTATATCGGCTACACCGATGGCAACGGGGTCGGGGCGAGGGGCTATCTCGTCTCGAATGGCGAGGTCTTCGGGGCGCGCTCCGGGTCGAGCACCCTGCGGAAGACGCCCGAAGGCACGTACACGATCGACAGCAACGAGTCCGTCGACGGGACCGCCGAGCCCTCCCTCATCGACAACAACAACAAGAAAGCCAGGCACCGCAAGTTCCGGTTCGTAGGCAATGGGCCTCGCAATGGCGGGACGGAGCCCGGCACCTCGTACACGGCGCTCGACGGGACGACCAAGCAGCGGCCCATCATCAACGACGGGAACATCGATCGTACGGGCCTGCTGCTTCATTTCGACGGCGGTACCACGAACGGCAACGGCACGGCGGGGTGCATCGGGTACGACTCGCTCGGGGCGCAGAACGCGCTCGAGAGCGCGACGGCCAGCGGCGATACGTCGCTCCGGGTCATTTACGTCAAGGACCAGAAAACGGCGAAGACGCTCGCCAAGATGTACGCGGATCCGCCGCAGGACTTTCACGACCGCCACCCGAAATGGGCCACGGGCGAGCTCTCGGACATCAAGAACGGCAACAAGATGGCCGAGGGCGAGCCCACCGTGGTGCACGGCGCGAAGCAGCACCAGGCGGTGGGCAAGGATCATTTGCACACCGGCGGCGCCAAGGTCGCGGAGGGGAACTCCACGATCTTGCTCGGCAAGCAGCAGAAGCAAATGGCCGGGATCGATCACGCCACCACGGACAACTCGGCCGTGGCGACCGGCGAGAACAGCATTCAAATGGGCGGGCAATAGCCCGGGCAGGGTGTCTTCATCGACACCCTGCCTATCCGTGACCCTCGGATCGGCCGTGGAGGACGCGCCCGACGGCCATGGCCAGGAGGGCCTCGGCGTGTGATTCCGCGATGTCCTCGCGCGGCCTCGCCTCGACGAGCGCCGTCACCGGATACGCGGGCAAGAGCGGCAAGGATGTCGCGATGGAGTCGGGCAGGTAGACGACCATGACCTCGCCGCTCCGCGTGAGGGTGAGATCGGCCCGGATGCGCGGCGCGCCGAGCAGCGGACGGCGCTTGTATTTGCGGCCCTCGAGCAAGAGCCGCTCGACCTCGGAGGCCACGTAGCGCGGCGGGAGCGAGAGCGACGCCGACGCGGATTCGATGTTCCGGGCCAGGCCGAGCACCGTGTCGGCCCGCGGCGGGATGGGGGCGGCGATCGCCTCCTGGGCCACCGCAATCGCGGCGAGCAGGCGTTTGTCGCCCCCCGCGACCGGCTGCGCCACGCTCACGGTCGTGCGCAGCGTCTCCAGCTCGTCGAAGAGGGGGCGCAGCTCGCCCGCGACGATGACCAGCGGCGGATGAAAATCGACGAGATCGTCGAGGCTGTCGGCGAGCGCGCGGCGGATCTCGGGCGCGTCGACCGGGGGCGTGCACGATAGAAGCCGCAGGAAATCCGAGCGATCCTGCTCCTCTTGCGGGGGCTCGACGCGCACGAGATCGACCGACTGGGCCGTGCGGGGGCGCGCCATGGCCGAGAGCACCTGCGCGAAGCGCTTGATCGAGCGAATACGCGGCAGGGCCTTCGGCTCGAAATGCAGGAGGTCGACCACGGCGAGCCGCTGCAATGCGGGGCGCCCGGTGGCTTCGCGCAAGGTGCTCTCCTTGGCGACGTCGCGGCGGCGCTCCTCGTGCGCGGCCGCGTCCGAGGCCGCCTTCGCGCTCACGAACCCCCCCTCGCGGCCAGCGGGCGCGGCGCTCGCGCTCGGCGCCGTCCTCGGCTCCGTCTTCGCGCCCTCGGACGATTCGACAGGCTTTGCCGCAGGCTTCGCCCCGCCAAACCCGGCATCGAAGCTCGCGGCCTTCGACGCGCCGAAGGCGGCCTCGAAGCTCTTCGGTCCGACGCTCGTCGCGGCGGGCTTGGGCGGCGGCGGGGGCTCGGCCGGGGTGGCCGCAGCCTGCTGCTGGCCTATCGTGGGGGGCGGCGCCGGGCGCGGCGAATCCCAGCCAGCATCGATTGCCACCGAAGCCATGGGCGGGCGAACGTGCGCAGGCACGGGCGGGGGAGGCGCGGGCGGCGACGCAAGGGTCGTCGATATCGAGGGAACGGGCGGCGGGGGCGCGGGGACGGGCGGCGGGGGCGCGGGGGCGCGGACGGGCGCGCCCTTCTGCGCGGCGTCCTGGGTCAGCGCGTCGCGAAAGGGCAATGCCCCGTCGGGAATGGAGGCGCGCATGGGCGGCGGCGGGGGCTGCTCGCGGAAAAAGGGGAGCGCGGGGCGGTCGGCGATATACGGCACCGTGCCCGCCATCGTGGCGGTGCCGTCGTCGTCGACCTCGGCCTCGATGGCGAACTCGCTGCCGTCGTCTGCCGTCGCGACCATCTCGACGTCCTCGCCCGCCGTCTGCACGAGCCGCTGCACTTCCTCCGGCGAAAGGACGGCGCCCATCGGCGCGCCCACCACGATGACGTGCACGTCGCGCGCGTCGTCGGTGAGCGCGCGCTGCCCGCGATAGGTGAGCGTGACGAGGCCTCGATCGGTATCGATGAAGAGCAGATCGGCCTGGAGCCACAGCGGCTCCTCGTTCGAGCCGACCACGATCGCGCGCGGCTCGAGGCCCGAAAGGCTCATCGCCAGGCGCGGGTGCTTGGCGTGCATCTTCTCGAGCACGATGAGCTCGTTCGGCGCGAGCGGGCGATCGAGCCACTGATCTTCCGGTGCGACCTGGAAAAACTTCGACGGGAAGGTCTGGGGCATGGGCGAGGCGCCCGGGCGGCCCAGCCACGCGCGCTCGCGCGGGCCGAGCAGCCCCGCGCGCGAGGGCCACACGGCCGCGATCGGGCCGAAGCCGACGCGCGGGATGTGATCGCTCGGCGAATGGACCTGGTGCAGGTGCGGCAGGAGCTGCGGGACGTTGATCTGGCCGTGCAGGCCGGGGCGCGAGGCGTCGATGCCGGCGGGATTGTCGGTGTCGGGGCCGCCGGGCGCGTGCTCGTAGCGCAGCGAGAATCGCGCCTGCGGCGGCGCGTCTTGCAGGGTGCCGTCGACGCGGAAGCGGCGCGGTCCCCAGGCCTCGAGGGTCTTGTCGACGGAGCCGACCACGACGCGCGCGGCCACCGATCGCGTCGCTCGCCCCTCGGGCGCGAATGCGCTGCCCACGACC includes:
- a CDS encoding DUF2169 family type VI secretion system accessory protein; this encodes MQPSAKSFPSGPRSAFEAPAAGDRSPVRVTARGPFDVGSLLWRDELGTLVCTVIAKATYKLAPGESAPLDVPLPLQEEDGHWDDDPTKSVHVPSDLVPFKRSAEIVVVGSAFAPEGRATRSVAARVVVGSVDKTLEAWGPRRFRVDGTLQDAPPQARFSLRYEHAPGGPDTDNPAGIDASRPGLHGQINVPQLLPHLHQVHSPSDHIPRVGFGPIAAVWPSRAGLLGPRERAWLGRPGASPMPQTFPSKFFQVAPEDQWLDRPLAPNELIVLEKMHAKHPRLAMSLSGLEPRAIVVGSNEEPLWLQADLLFIDTDRGLVTLTYRGQRALTDDARDVHVIVVGAPMGAVLSPEEVQRLVQTAGEDVEMVATADDGSEFAIEAEVDDDGTATMAGTVPYIADRPALPFFREQPPPPPMRASIPDGALPFRDALTQDAAQKGAPVRAPAPPPPVPAPPPPVPSISTTLASPPAPPPPVPAHVRPPMASVAIDAGWDSPRPAPPPTIGQQQAAATPAEPPPPPKPAATSVGPKSFEAAFGASKAASFDAGFGGAKPAAKPVESSEGAKTEPRTAPSASAAPAGREGGFVSAKAASDAAAHEERRRDVAKESTLREATGRPALQRLAVVDLLHFEPKALPRIRSIKRFAQVLSAMARPRTAQSVDLVRVEPPQEEQDRSDFLRLLSCTPPVDAPEIRRALADSLDDLVDFHPPLVIVAGELRPLFDELETLRTTVSVAQPVAGGDKRLLAAIAVAQEAIAAPIPPRADTVLGLARNIESASASLSLPPRYVASEVERLLLEGRKYKRRPLLGAPRIRADLTLTRSGEVMVVYLPDSIATSLPLLPAYPVTALVEARPREDIAESHAEALLAMAVGRVLHGRSEGHG
- a CDS encoding peptidoglycan-binding domain-containing protein encodes the protein MGDARHQARKSDHNLGNAVDITHDPASGCDGDLIASLAIRDSRVTYVIWNKRIYSKARAAEGWRPYKGTNPHTKHCHISIRSDARGDTRTWAWASAQGAPAPDTAQKPPPANKPAPKPPSGGHAPGTGGAGYPNTPLKKGMKGAAVRKVQARLRALGWDIGVDGIFGSETDRVVRAFQRRRALLDDGIVGPRTWKALFG
- a CDS encoding DcrB-related protein, which produces MSVYYMNEAAFELPDVKVVDSTMTLLEFPSPSGRKIQINVQRFPLDPGKSLREIVTSQVGQATRSLRAYSVLFERDREIAGVPAIETAARWRSGDDMIYTRQAHLAFDGTWLVLAGNAPLEERETCDGYLDGVLGTLRIRD
- a CDS encoding type VI secretion system Vgr family protein, whose protein sequence is MAAIPGLERPNLHVDVPIDESFDVREFTVDDGLSALFTVDLEVVCPNPALDFEELVGQPSAFHIELDEVAYPGAGKRSWSGVISEMHLVRSEPTGVSTYRMTIAPKLWLTTLRTNCRVFQQLTDLDIVKSILGEWGIEPVVECSRSYKTRKYRVQYQESDYAFMCRMLEAAGITFYFRGAEGESKLVLADTPENGKERRSPIEYSDEPMQGARYASGLRASRALTSGRITVADHDPRLKNEPLLGQAAPSSHPVESKLEQFAYVPGSFKFGNPGPKDTPTADDRGRTRTDPDEAKRIAEQIGAAAMARARRFVFDSNSLDLAPGLRVKIGQHPLTERVGQLLVSRTMLTGTFDSEAHVVAHAVSAKTPYRPDAVTPIPSINGVECAIVVGPAGETIHCDEFGRVRVQFHWDRYGNMDEQSSCWVPVNQAWAGEGLGALNIPRIGQEVIVGFVSGNPEEPMIVGRIFTNLLRPPFPLPANKTQNGFRSASVPSTGGFNMLMFEDKAGSEEIRIRAEKDWNTRVNNDTSLSVGQNRKMEIGGNDREHVEGNQKNSVSGDKIASIVGNLLSMTGGQRVMKTIGDFVSNALSHNISSEKGTTISVGKSMIHIGPDSIVIQTPKLYLNPGDSPAQQAALGQQVPAPSGD